GCCCCGAGGCGGACGCCCAGCCGGGAGATCTCGGCGAGCCCCCGGGAGATGAGGAGCGCCCGCGCGTTGTGCCCGAACCCGAGCCCGTCGGCCATCCCCGCGGCGATCGCCATCACGTTTTTGAGCGCCCCGCCGATCTCGATCCCCGTCACATCGTCGTCGGCGTAGAGGCGAAAGCGGGAACCGGACAGCGCGTGCTGCAGCCGCCGCGCGACGGAAAGGTCGCGCGCCGCCACCGTGGCCCCCGTCGGCTTCCCTTCCGCCACCTCGCGGGCGAAGGTCGGGCCGGAAAGAGCCGCGACACGGGGGGCATGCCCCGGGGCCGCCTCGGCGAGCACCTCCGTCATCCGCTTCAACGTACCGTTCTCCACTCCCTTGGCAAGGGAGACGAGGCATGCGTCGGAGGACAGGCGCGCCGCCGCCCGCGCCGCGACCTCCCGCAGGTGATGGGATGGGACGGCGAAGATCACCACCGTCTTCCCGGAAACCGCCTCCGCGAGGTCGTTCGTCGGCCGGACGCCTTCGGGAAGCGCGATCCCCGGGAGGAAGGCCCGGTTCTCCCGCCGGTCCCGAAGGTCGGCGCACACCTCCGTCTCGTGCGCCCAGAGGACGACCG
This region of Deltaproteobacteria bacterium CG2_30_66_27 genomic DNA includes:
- a CDS encoding glycerol-3-phosphate dehydrogenase, yielding MLAGRHESVVLWAHETEVCADLRDRRENRAFLPGIALPEGVRPTNDLAEAVSGKTVVIFAVPSHHLREVAARAAARLSSDACLVSLAKGVENGTLKRMTEVLAEAAPGHAPRVAALSGPTFAREVAEGKPTGATVAARDLSVARRLQHALSGSRFRLYADDDVTGIEIGGALKNVMAIAAGMADGLGFGHNARALLISRGLAEISRLGVRLGAHPQTFAGLSGMGDLVLTCTGDLSRNRTVGMRVGRGERIGDILAGMTMVAEGVRTAVSAVELSRRTGVPMPISEQVHGILHEGKDVREAVNALFSRALKREKE